In Cupriavidus basilensis, the following proteins share a genomic window:
- a CDS encoding NTP/NDP exchange transporter has product MASPIHSEHARQATRHGLGIQPGEGGAVAAGFLFFFCLFASYFMLRPVRETMGIAGGVQNLQWLFTATFVVMLVAIPFYGLCSARLPRRRFVPWVYAFFIANLLGFAVATRGAPDSIWLARAFYVWLSVFNLFVVSVAWSLMADVFRPGQARRLFGLLAAGASAGGLAGPLLGGWLVTRIGLTGLMVLSAALLAATLPGVGYLFGWRKRAGAGMLVADDPVPAQDPARPIGGGLWAGLTLVARSRYLLGISLFVILLATASTFLYFEQARLMAQTFPSRTQQTQVFSAIDAIVQALTILVQVFLSGRIARRYGVASLLTAVPLAVAAGFLVLALWPTFAVLAGAMILRRVGEYALLRPGREMLFTVVDAQTKYKAKNVIDTAVYRAGDAVSAWFKTAIDGLSGHPAVVACTGAALALGWAWLGWWLGRRHEGQAGNAPAAARTGMTPVSHDGSGA; this is encoded by the coding sequence ATGGCAAGCCCCATCCACTCCGAGCACGCCAGGCAGGCCACCCGGCACGGGCTTGGCATCCAGCCCGGTGAAGGCGGCGCCGTCGCGGCTGGCTTCCTGTTCTTCTTCTGCCTGTTCGCCAGCTACTTCATGCTGCGCCCGGTGCGAGAGACCATGGGCATCGCCGGCGGCGTGCAAAACCTGCAATGGCTGTTTACCGCCACCTTCGTAGTCATGCTGGTGGCCATCCCGTTCTATGGCTTGTGCAGCGCGCGGCTGCCCCGCCGGCGTTTCGTGCCCTGGGTCTATGCATTCTTTATTGCCAACCTGCTGGGCTTTGCAGTGGCCACGCGTGGCGCGCCGGACAGCATCTGGCTGGCGCGCGCATTCTATGTCTGGCTATCGGTGTTCAACCTGTTCGTGGTGTCGGTGGCCTGGAGCCTGATGGCGGACGTGTTCCGCCCCGGCCAGGCGCGCCGGCTGTTCGGCTTGCTGGCCGCTGGCGCCAGCGCGGGCGGCCTGGCCGGCCCGCTGCTGGGCGGCTGGCTGGTGACGCGCATCGGCCTGACCGGGCTGATGGTGCTGTCGGCAGCGCTGCTCGCGGCCACGCTGCCCGGCGTGGGCTACCTGTTCGGCTGGCGCAAGCGCGCCGGCGCGGGCATGCTGGTGGCGGACGATCCGGTGCCGGCGCAAGACCCGGCCCGGCCCATCGGGGGCGGGCTCTGGGCCGGGCTGACACTGGTGGCGCGGTCCCGTTACCTGCTTGGCATCAGCCTGTTCGTGATCCTGCTGGCCACGGCCAGCACGTTCCTCTACTTCGAGCAGGCCAGGCTGATGGCGCAGACCTTCCCCAGCCGCACGCAGCAGACCCAGGTGTTCAGCGCCATCGATGCCATCGTGCAGGCGCTGACCATCCTGGTGCAGGTGTTCCTGTCGGGGCGCATCGCCAGGCGCTATGGCGTGGCCTCACTGCTCACGGCGGTGCCGCTGGCGGTGGCGGCTGGCTTCCTGGTGCTGGCGCTGTGGCCCACCTTCGCCGTGCTGGCCGGCGCGATGATCCTGCGCCGCGTGGGGGAATACGCCTTGTTGCGCCCGGGGCGGGAGATGCTGTTTACCGTGGTGGATGCACAGACCAAGTACAAGGCGAAGAATGTGATCGACACCGCCGTCTATCGCGCCGGCGATGCCGTCAGTGCCTGGTTCAAGACCGCCATCGATGGGCTTTCCGGTCACCCGGCCGTGGTGGCGTGCACCGGCGCCGCGCTGGCGCTGGGATGGGCGTGGCTGGGATGGTGGCTTGGCCGACGGCATGAAGGCCAGGCCGGGAACGCGCCGGCGGCGGCCCGCACCGGCATGACCCCGGTGTCGCATGATGGCAGCGGCGCTTGA
- a CDS encoding aldo/keto reductase gives MSSDRRRFLGRGARLAAALSLPCGTWPASTLAAPPAAGPLRRALPGGHDTLPVIGMGTSNTFNVGTERAERAPLAEVLALLLQTPGSVIDTAPSYGSAQGVTGDLLRDANARGKVFLATKISSPAGGAAQAQWTQSLRDLHSDTVDLLQVHNLIDWRDNLRFARQLKDQGKTRHVGITHYREDAHEALAQIVRSERLDFVQLNYSLAERNAERALLPLCQERGVAVLVNRPFQDGRLFRAVKDRPLPPWASEIDCASWGQIFLKFIISHPAVTAAIPATSKPRNMQDNLGAGLGRMPDARQRERIAALLAA, from the coding sequence ATGTCATCCGATAGACGCCGTTTTCTTGGCCGCGGCGCGCGCCTTGCCGCCGCACTTAGCCTGCCCTGTGGCACCTGGCCCGCAAGCACGCTCGCGGCGCCGCCCGCTGCAGGGCCATTGCGCCGGGCACTGCCCGGCGGCCACGACACCCTGCCTGTGATCGGCATGGGTACGTCCAACACCTTCAACGTGGGAACGGAACGCGCCGAACGCGCCCCGTTGGCCGAGGTCCTGGCCCTGCTGCTGCAAACGCCCGGCTCGGTGATCGACACCGCGCCCAGCTATGGCAGCGCGCAAGGCGTCACCGGCGACCTGCTGCGGGACGCCAATGCGCGCGGCAAGGTCTTCCTGGCCACCAAGATATCCAGCCCGGCCGGCGGCGCGGCGCAGGCGCAATGGACACAGTCGCTGCGCGACCTGCATAGCGATACCGTGGATCTGCTACAGGTCCACAACCTGATCGACTGGCGCGACAACCTGCGCTTTGCACGCCAACTGAAGGATCAGGGCAAGACCCGCCATGTCGGCATCACCCACTACCGCGAGGACGCGCATGAGGCGCTGGCGCAGATCGTGCGCAGCGAACGCCTGGATTTTGTGCAGCTGAACTATTCCCTGGCCGAACGCAATGCCGAGCGCGCGCTGCTGCCGCTGTGCCAGGAGCGCGGCGTGGCCGTGCTGGTCAATCGCCCGTTCCAGGACGGGCGCCTGTTCCGCGCCGTCAAGGACCGGCCGCTGCCGCCCTGGGCCAGCGAGATCGACTGTGCGTCGTGGGGCCAGATCTTCCTGAAATTCATCATCAGCCACCCAGCGGTGACAGCGGCGATCCCCGCCACCTCCAAGCCCCGAAACATGCAGGACAACCTTGGCGCGGGCCTTGGCCGCATGCCCGATGCGCGCCAGCGCGAGCGCATTGCCGCGCTGCTGGCCGCTTGA
- a CDS encoding DUF3995 domain-containing protein yields the protein MVALLVACTYLLLAVVHVYWALGGRLAKDAAVPRVPRKVAAGDIAPPAMASAMVPAFTPSRTGTLLVAVGLAAVALMVGARAGLATAPSTGPILQWAIGLVALAMLARAVGDFRLVGFFKRITGSSFAWLDTRVYSPLCLALSAGLAYVAILPP from the coding sequence ATGGTCGCTCTGCTGGTCGCCTGCACCTACCTCTTGCTTGCCGTCGTGCATGTTTACTGGGCGCTGGGCGGGCGCCTGGCAAAGGATGCCGCCGTTCCCCGCGTGCCGCGCAAGGTGGCCGCCGGCGACATTGCGCCACCGGCAATGGCGAGCGCGATGGTGCCCGCCTTTACGCCCTCGCGCACGGGCACGCTGCTGGTGGCCGTTGGTCTGGCGGCGGTGGCCTTGATGGTGGGGGCGCGCGCCGGGCTGGCCACGGCGCCTAGCACCGGACCGATCCTGCAATGGGCCATCGGCCTGGTCGCGCTGGCCATGCTGGCCAGGGCGGTGGGCGATTTTCGGCTGGTTGGCTTTTTCAAGCGCATCACCGGCTCTTCGTTTGCCTGGCTGGATACGCGGGTCTATTCCCCCCTGTGCCTGGCGCTGTCCGCAGGCCTGGCGTACGTGGCGATTCTCCCGCCGTGA
- a CDS encoding branched-chain amino acid ABC transporter permease translates to MIASFLGVLFDGLAYGCLLFLISVGLSVTMGLMNFVNLAHGAFAMFGGYVAVVLMTRAGVPFLATLPLAFVGAAAVGWVLERTLYRRLYRASHLDQVLFSIGLTFMAIAGATYVFGPGQQPVALPAVLLGQVRAAGLDLGAYRLFLIGVVVVITVALGWLVARTRFGAQVRAAVDNQQAARGLGINVERVFSLTFALGSGLAGLGGGLGIDVLGLDPSFPLKYMVYFLLVVAVGGAGTIRGPLVAALLLGVADVAGKYYVPAVGAFVIYALMVLLLVLFPAGLYGRRA, encoded by the coding sequence ATGATCGCCAGCTTCCTCGGCGTGCTGTTCGACGGGCTGGCCTATGGTTGCCTGCTGTTCCTGATCAGCGTAGGGCTGTCGGTGACCATGGGCCTGATGAATTTCGTCAACCTGGCGCACGGCGCGTTCGCCATGTTCGGCGGCTACGTCGCAGTGGTGCTGATGACCCGGGCCGGCGTGCCCTTCCTGGCGACGCTGCCGCTAGCCTTCGTGGGGGCCGCGGCGGTGGGCTGGGTGCTGGAGCGCACCCTGTACCGGCGCCTGTACCGCGCCAGCCATCTCGACCAGGTGCTGTTCTCGATCGGGCTGACCTTCATGGCGATCGCGGGGGCCACCTACGTGTTCGGGCCGGGCCAGCAGCCGGTGGCGCTGCCCGCGGTCCTGCTCGGCCAGGTGCGCGCGGCGGGCCTGGACCTTGGCGCCTATCGCCTGTTCCTGATCGGCGTGGTGGTGGTCATCACCGTGGCGCTGGGCTGGCTGGTGGCGCGCACGCGCTTTGGCGCGCAGGTGCGCGCGGCGGTGGACAACCAGCAAGCGGCGCGCGGCCTGGGCATCAATGTGGAGCGGGTATTCAGCCTGACCTTCGCGCTTGGCTCCGGGCTGGCCGGGCTGGGCGGCGGGCTGGGCATCGACGTGCTGGGGCTCGATCCGTCGTTCCCGCTCAAGTACATGGTGTATTTCCTGCTGGTGGTGGCCGTGGGCGGCGCGGGCACCATCCGCGGCCCGCTGGTGGCGGCGCTGCTGCTGGGCGTGGCCGATGTGGCAGGCAAGTATTACGTGCCGGCGGTTGGCGCCTTTGTCATCTATGCGCTGATGGTGCTGCTGCTGGTGCTGTTCCCGGCCGGTCTCTATGGGAGGCGGGCATGA
- a CDS encoding branched-chain amino acid ABC transporter permease — translation MSAVDGVPNRAIARRTHLPDGRWRVGEIVFWLVPVAVIFLLPGYLILGSQVLITGLFALSLDLLLGYAGIVSLGHAAFFGLGAYTAGLLAAHGWGEPVSGLLAAGAVAGLAGWLASFLVVRGGDLTRLMVTLGIGLMLFEAANKAAFLTGGVDGLSGVTMAPLLGLFEFDLFGKTAYLYSLVVTFLLFVLVRRLVASPFGLSLRGMREGARRMPALGVDVPRRLGAVFAVAAALAGIAGGLLAQTTQFVGMDVLGFPRSAELLVMLVLGGAGRLYGALLGAAVFMIAQDVLAGINPVYWQFWIGLLLVVIVLFARGGLMGALDALCRRMRRKPGGRRP, via the coding sequence ATGAGCGCCGTTGACGGGGTACCGAATCGCGCGATCGCGCGGCGCACTCATTTGCCCGACGGGCGCTGGCGCGTTGGCGAGATCGTGTTCTGGCTGGTGCCGGTGGCGGTGATCTTCTTGCTGCCCGGCTACCTGATCCTTGGCAGCCAGGTGCTGATCACCGGGCTCTTCGCGCTGTCGCTGGACTTGCTGCTGGGCTACGCCGGGATCGTCTCGCTGGGGCATGCGGCCTTCTTCGGCCTGGGCGCTTACACCGCCGGGCTGCTCGCCGCGCATGGCTGGGGCGAGCCGGTCTCGGGCCTGCTCGCGGCCGGCGCGGTGGCCGGCCTGGCGGGTTGGCTGGCGAGTTTCCTGGTGGTGCGCGGCGGGGACCTGACCCGGCTCATGGTCACGCTGGGCATCGGCTTGATGCTGTTCGAGGCGGCCAACAAGGCGGCTTTCCTGACCGGCGGCGTGGATGGCCTGTCGGGCGTCACCATGGCGCCGCTGCTCGGGCTGTTCGAGTTCGACCTGTTCGGCAAGACCGCCTACCTTTACAGCCTGGTGGTGACGTTCCTGCTGTTCGTGCTGGTGCGCAGGCTGGTGGCTTCTCCCTTCGGGCTGTCGCTTCGCGGCATGCGCGAGGGCGCGCGCCGCATGCCGGCGCTGGGTGTCGACGTGCCGCGCCGCCTGGGCGCGGTGTTCGCCGTGGCGGCGGCGCTGGCCGGCATAGCCGGTGGGCTGCTGGCGCAGACGACGCAGTTCGTCGGCATGGATGTGCTGGGCTTCCCGCGCTCGGCCGAACTCCTGGTGATGCTGGTGCTGGGTGGCGCGGGCCGCTTGTACGGCGCACTGCTCGGGGCGGCCGTGTTCATGATCGCGCAGGATGTGCTGGCAGGCATCAATCCGGTGTACTGGCAGTTCTGGATTGGCCTGCTGCTGGTGGTGATCGTGCTGTTTGCGCGTGGCGGGCTGATGGGCGCGCTGGATGCCTTGTGCCGCCGCATGCGCCGCAAGCCGGGAGGAAGGCGGCCATGA
- a CDS encoding ABC transporter ATP-binding protein, with the protein MTRLLRTEGLSRSWGGFAANSDISLQFAPGARHALIGPNGAGKTTFINLLTGALPASRGSIWLGDEDITQLPQYARVRRGMTRTYQINTLFPGLTVLESVVLAVAERSGATRIWHRTVAAQRALADEAMAVLASLRLDAEADTETRSLPYGKQRLLEIALALATRPAILLLDEPAAGIPAGESAELFGVIAGLPRGITILFIEHDMDLVFRFAERITVLVGGRVLTEGTPAEIGADPRVREVYLGQAAHD; encoded by the coding sequence ATGACCAGGTTGCTGCGTACCGAGGGGCTGTCCAGGTCCTGGGGCGGGTTTGCCGCCAACAGCGACATCTCCCTGCAGTTTGCACCGGGCGCCCGCCATGCGCTGATCGGGCCTAACGGCGCCGGCAAGACCACCTTCATCAACCTGCTCACCGGCGCCTTGCCGGCCAGCCGCGGCAGCATCTGGCTGGGCGACGAGGACATCACGCAATTGCCCCAGTACGCACGGGTGCGGCGCGGCATGACCCGGACCTACCAGATCAACACCTTGTTCCCCGGCCTGACGGTGCTCGAATCCGTGGTGCTGGCGGTGGCAGAGCGCAGCGGCGCCACCCGGATCTGGCATCGTACCGTGGCTGCGCAGCGGGCACTGGCCGACGAGGCCATGGCGGTGCTGGCCAGCCTGCGCCTGGACGCCGAGGCCGATACCGAGACGCGCAGCCTGCCATACGGCAAGCAGCGTCTGCTGGAAATCGCGCTGGCGCTGGCCACCCGGCCCGCCATCCTGCTGCTGGATGAACCCGCGGCGGGCATTCCGGCCGGGGAGAGCGCCGAGCTGTTCGGCGTGATCGCCGGTTTGCCGCGCGGCATCACCATCCTGTTTATCGAGCACGACATGGACCTGGTATTCCGCTTTGCTGAGCGCATCACGGTGCTGGTGGGTGGCCGCGTGCTCACCGAGGGCACGCCCGCGGAGATCGGCGCCGATCCCCGCGTCAGGGAGGTATACCTCGGGCAGGCTGCCCATGACTGA
- a CDS encoding ABC transporter ATP-binding protein produces MTELLRVQGLSAGYGDAVVLDGIDLVLEAGESLALLGRNGVGKSTLLMTLMGLTRQRRGSLSWRGRDLARLAAHQRAAAGLGWVPQERCMFPSLTVEEHLTAVARPGHWHVARVYEVFPRLQERRANLGNQLSGGEQQMLAIGRALMVNPALLLLDEPMEGLAPIIVQELQHVIRRLIEEGGMAVIVVEQHARLALGMTRRAMVLDRGRVVFESTSAELLADKASLDRLLTVA; encoded by the coding sequence ATGACTGAACTGCTGCGGGTGCAGGGGCTGAGCGCGGGCTATGGCGACGCCGTCGTGCTTGACGGCATCGACCTGGTGCTGGAAGCCGGCGAGAGCCTGGCCTTGCTGGGCCGCAACGGGGTGGGCAAGAGCACGCTGCTGATGACGTTGATGGGCCTGACCCGGCAGCGGCGCGGCAGCCTGTCCTGGCGCGGGCGCGACCTGGCGCGGCTGGCGGCGCACCAGCGCGCCGCCGCCGGCCTGGGATGGGTGCCGCAGGAGCGCTGCATGTTCCCGTCCCTGACCGTGGAGGAACACCTGACGGCGGTGGCGCGTCCGGGCCACTGGCATGTCGCTCGGGTCTACGAAGTCTTTCCCCGACTGCAGGAACGGCGCGCAAACCTGGGCAACCAGTTGTCGGGGGGAGAACAGCAGATGCTGGCGATTGGCAGGGCGCTCATGGTAAACCCGGCCCTGCTATTACTCGACGAGCCGATGGAGGGATTGGCGCCTATTATTGTTCAGGAATTGCAGCATGTGATACGCCGCTTGATCGAAGAGGGCGGCATGGCTGTGATCGTGGTGGAGCAGCACGCTCGCCTGGCGCTTGGCATGACGCGGCGTGCGATGGTGCTCGATCGCGGCAGGGTAGTGTTTGAGTCGACCAGCGCGGAGCTGCTGGCGGACAAGGCCAGTTTGGACAGGTTGCTGACGGTTGCCTGA
- a CDS encoding DUF6869 domain-containing protein, producing the protein METHEQNRLVNAYIQRYSRYDPAIGRHEVRSFWVWQACDWLGVNDPEGLWRLVLEVLARTDSPRVLGALAAGELEDLIEYHGPAFIGRIEQEAARDPRFRRLLCGVWRSSTPEVWARVLAASDSNFNEVPQRAMWICYDQHGGDAQGAAAQPDGEAGVSREAHRQPARIVPSPSWLPQREGAMHADSPPHRAAWPTSPDP; encoded by the coding sequence ATGGAAACCCATGAGCAGAACCGGCTCGTCAACGCCTATATCCAGCGTTACAGCCGCTACGACCCGGCCATTGGCCGTCACGAGGTGCGCTCGTTCTGGGTCTGGCAGGCCTGCGACTGGCTCGGCGTCAACGACCCCGAAGGGTTATGGCGGCTGGTGCTGGAAGTCCTGGCCCGCACCGACAGTCCCCGCGTACTTGGCGCACTTGCCGCCGGCGAGCTTGAAGACCTGATCGAGTACCACGGCCCGGCCTTCATCGGCCGCATCGAGCAGGAGGCCGCGCGCGACCCGCGCTTTCGCCGCCTGCTGTGCGGCGTCTGGCGCAGTTCCACGCCCGAGGTCTGGGCGCGCGTGCTGGCCGCCAGCGACAGCAACTTCAACGAAGTGCCGCAGCGCGCGATGTGGATATGCTACGACCAGCATGGCGGGGATGCGCAGGGCGCGGCGGCGCAGCCCGATGGCGAGGCTGGCGTGTCTCGCGAGGCCCACAGACAGCCTGCCCGTATCGTGCCATCGCCGTCGTGGTTGCCGCAGCGTGAAGGCGCAATGCACGCAGACTCGCCGCCGCATCGCGCCGCCTGGCCTACTTCCCCGGATCCTTGA
- a CDS encoding ABC transporter substrate-binding protein, producing MTFAPLLRALAACSVLAVAPSLAHAADPVRIGLIAPFSGSFADYGKQMEGGIKAFQKLNGDTVAGRKVQIISKDTTGPAPDVAKRLAQELVVRDKVDVLAGFGLTPEALAVAPIAEQASKPMVIFNAASSSITTKSAYIARVSMTLPQISAPMATWAIKNKVRKVVTLVADYAPGIDAETAFKTNFIGGGGQVVESIRVPLRNPEFAPFIQRIKDARPEAVFLFLPAGEQGVAFMKGFRERGLAEAGIRVIATGDLTDDHVLPAMGDATLGVITSFHYSMAHDSPENKTFLKAFAEANPGAGRPNFMAVAAYDGMRAIYDALKKTGGATDGGKFVAALKGMKIASPRGPIMIDPDTRDVVQTVYIRRVEKVGGELHNVEFDKFDNVKDPGK from the coding sequence ATGACCTTTGCCCCCTTGCTGCGTGCCCTCGCGGCTTGCAGCGTGCTTGCCGTGGCGCCTTCGCTCGCCCACGCCGCCGATCCCGTCAGGATCGGGCTGATCGCGCCCTTCTCGGGCAGCTTTGCCGACTATGGCAAGCAGATGGAAGGCGGCATCAAGGCGTTCCAGAAGCTCAATGGCGATACCGTGGCGGGACGCAAGGTGCAGATCATCAGCAAGGACACCACGGGCCCGGCCCCGGATGTGGCAAAGCGGCTGGCACAGGAGCTGGTGGTGCGCGACAAGGTCGACGTGCTGGCCGGCTTCGGCCTCACGCCCGAGGCCCTGGCAGTGGCGCCGATTGCCGAGCAGGCCAGCAAGCCGATGGTGATCTTCAACGCAGCGTCGTCCTCGATCACCACCAAATCCGCGTATATCGCGCGGGTGTCGATGACCTTGCCGCAGATCTCGGCGCCGATGGCCACCTGGGCCATCAAGAACAAGGTGCGCAAGGTAGTGACGCTGGTGGCGGACTACGCGCCGGGGATCGACGCGGAGACCGCGTTCAAGACCAACTTCATCGGCGGCGGCGGACAGGTGGTCGAATCGATCCGGGTGCCGCTGCGCAACCCGGAGTTCGCGCCGTTCATCCAGCGCATCAAGGACGCCAGGCCGGAGGCGGTGTTTCTGTTCCTGCCCGCCGGCGAGCAAGGCGTGGCGTTCATGAAAGGCTTTCGCGAGCGCGGCCTGGCCGAGGCCGGCATCCGCGTGATCGCCACCGGCGACCTGACCGACGACCACGTGCTGCCGGCCATGGGCGACGCCACGCTGGGCGTGATCACGTCGTTCCATTACTCGATGGCGCACGATTCGCCCGAGAACAAGACCTTCCTGAAGGCCTTTGCCGAAGCCAACCCTGGCGCCGGCCGGCCTAACTTCATGGCCGTGGCCGCCTACGACGGCATGCGCGCGATCTACGATGCGTTGAAGAAGACCGGCGGTGCCACCGACGGCGGCAAGTTCGTCGCGGCGCTCAAGGGCATGAAGATCGCCAGCCCGCGCGGCCCGATCATGATCGACCCGGACACCCGCGACGTGGTCCAGACCGTCTATATCCGGCGCGTGGAAAAGGTTGGCGGCGAGCTCCACAACGTGGAGTTCGACAAATTCGACAACGTCAAGGATCCGGGGAAGTAG
- a CDS encoding NADPH-dependent FMN reductase — translation MMKVLALSGSLRAVSVNSALLRAAARLAPANVSVAVFSGLGELPLFNPDGEACPHASVIRFFTEVAQADALLIASPEYAHGVTGTIKNALDWLVGYEPFAFKPVAVLNASPRAHHADAALRETLKTMAAVIIEPASITVPLLGAGLDEDGMVSTPAIAAAIQEALVALYDAVVLNKTTAAATFPLA, via the coding sequence ATGATGAAAGTACTTGCGCTATCCGGCAGCCTGCGGGCCGTGTCCGTCAATTCCGCGCTGCTGCGCGCGGCCGCGCGGCTGGCGCCAGCGAATGTGTCGGTCGCCGTGTTCAGCGGCCTTGGGGAGTTGCCGCTGTTCAACCCGGACGGCGAGGCATGTCCGCATGCCAGCGTCATACGTTTTTTTACCGAGGTGGCGCAGGCGGATGCGCTGCTGATCGCCAGCCCTGAGTACGCGCACGGCGTGACCGGCACGATCAAGAATGCGCTGGACTGGCTGGTGGGCTACGAGCCGTTCGCCTTCAAGCCGGTCGCCGTGCTCAATGCATCGCCGCGCGCGCACCATGCCGATGCGGCACTGCGCGAGACCTTGAAGACGATGGCCGCCGTCATTATCGAGCCGGCGTCGATCACCGTGCCATTGCTGGGCGCCGGGCTGGATGAGGATGGCATGGTCTCGACGCCGGCCATTGCCGCTGCCATTCAAGAAGCGCTGGTGGCGCTGTACGATGCCGTCGTCCTTAACAAGACGACGGCAGCTGCCACATTTCCGCTTGCGTGA
- a CDS encoding methyl-accepting chemotaxis protein — protein MKNLGIGVRLGIGFGVVLLLSTLMTVFSILGLQDVASHTHDMMQQPLAKERVVSDWYRLMHTSVRRTTAVARSADPSLGAFFAAETKGSVDAIAALRDKLEPMLSSDAEKAAFKTIQTVRKPYNDSRDKITKLKEAGQTDEANQVLESEFVPAGNAYLAEIQKLLDIQRASIDQTALDINEIYLSARNRLIALGVLVLAIGVAFSVWLTAGITAPLHRAVGFARKVASGDLTSHIRSDSKDETGQLLRALGDMNGNILRIVTQVRTGTESIASGTSQIAAGNTDLSQRTEEQASSLQETASSMEELTSIVRQNADNAKQASSLAVNASEIAIKGGAVVGQVVDTMQEINGASRKVADIIAVIEGIAFQTNILALNAAVEAARAGEQGRGFAVVAGEVRSLAQRSATAAKEIKSLIGDSVERVEKGSQLVTKAGQTMDEIVGAVKRVTDIMGEISAASAEQSAGIEQVNQAVTQMDTVTQQNAALVEQAAAAAGSLEEQAQRLKEAVSTFRLVAA, from the coding sequence ATGAAAAATCTTGGAATCGGGGTACGCCTTGGCATTGGCTTTGGCGTGGTGCTGCTGCTGTCAACGCTCATGACCGTGTTCAGCATCCTGGGGTTGCAGGACGTGGCCAGCCACACGCACGACATGATGCAGCAGCCGCTGGCCAAGGAGCGGGTCGTCAGCGACTGGTATCGCCTGATGCATACGAGCGTGCGCCGCACCACCGCTGTGGCGCGCAGTGCCGACCCGAGCCTGGGCGCGTTCTTCGCCGCCGAGACAAAGGGGTCGGTCGATGCCATCGCGGCGTTGCGCGACAAGCTCGAGCCGATGCTGTCCTCCGACGCGGAGAAGGCGGCATTCAAGACGATCCAGACCGTGCGCAAGCCGTACAACGACTCGCGCGACAAGATCACCAAGCTCAAGGAAGCCGGCCAGACCGACGAAGCCAACCAGGTGCTCGAGAGCGAGTTCGTGCCTGCCGGCAACGCCTATCTTGCCGAGATCCAGAAGCTGCTCGATATCCAGCGCGCCAGCATTGACCAGACCGCATTGGATATCAACGAGATCTACCTCAGCGCGCGCAATCGCCTGATCGCGCTTGGCGTGCTGGTGCTGGCCATCGGCGTCGCGTTCTCGGTATGGCTGACCGCCGGCATCACCGCGCCGCTGCATCGCGCCGTGGGCTTCGCACGCAAGGTGGCGTCGGGCGACCTGACCAGCCACATCCGCTCGGACAGCAAGGACGAGACCGGCCAGTTGCTGCGCGCCCTGGGCGACATGAATGGCAACATCCTGCGCATCGTGACCCAGGTGCGCACCGGCACCGAATCCATCGCGTCCGGCACGAGCCAGATCGCCGCAGGCAACACGGATCTGTCCCAGCGCACGGAAGAACAAGCGTCGTCACTGCAGGAAACAGCCTCCAGCATGGAGGAGCTGACCAGCATCGTCCGCCAGAACGCGGACAACGCCAAGCAGGCCAGCTCGCTCGCCGTCAACGCCTCCGAGATCGCGATCAAGGGCGGCGCGGTGGTTGGCCAGGTGGTCGACACCATGCAGGAGATCAACGGCGCTTCGCGCAAGGTGGCCGACATCATTGCCGTGATCGAGGGCATTGCCTTCCAGACCAACATCCTCGCCCTGAATGCCGCGGTGGAAGCCGCCCGCGCGGGTGAGCAAGGCCGGGGCTTTGCGGTGGTGGCCGGCGAGGTGCGCAGCCTGGCACAGCGCAGCGCAACCGCCGCCAAGGAGATCAAGTCGCTGATCGGCGACTCGGTCGAGCGCGTGGAAAAGGGCTCGCAACTGGTCACCAAGGCCGGCCAGACCATGGATGAGATCGTGGGCGCGGTAAAACGCGTGACCGACATCATGGGCGAGATCAGCGCCGCCTCGGCCGAGCAGAGCGCCGGCATCGAGCAGGTCAACCAGGCCGTCACCCAGATGGACACGGTGACGCAGCAGAACGCCGCACTGGTGGAGCAAGCCGCGGCCGCCGCGGGATCGCTGGAAGAGCAGGCCCAGCGCCTGAAGGAAGCCGTATCCACGTTCCGCCTCGTGGCTGCCTGA
- a CDS encoding HU family DNA-binding protein: MATKANAVVKTTAKPAAKKAAPAKKAAPAKKVAAAAPAVKPLKDTFNKSSLVAHLVAQTELDAKTVKTVLVHLENTILSAVHKKGAGEFTLPGLFKVVATQVAATKKRFGKNPFTGEDQWFAAKPATVKVKVRPMKKLKDAAL, encoded by the coding sequence ATGGCTACCAAAGCAAATGCTGTCGTAAAGACCACCGCCAAGCCTGCCGCCAAGAAGGCGGCGCCGGCAAAGAAGGCGGCTCCGGCAAAGAAGGTCGCAGCGGCCGCGCCGGCGGTGAAACCCCTGAAGGACACCTTCAACAAGTCCAGCCTGGTGGCCCACCTGGTGGCCCAGACTGAACTGGATGCCAAGACGGTCAAGACCGTGCTGGTCCATCTGGAAAACACCATCCTGAGCGCGGTGCACAAGAAGGGCGCTGGCGAATTCACCCTGCCCGGCCTGTTCAAGGTCGTGGCAACCCAGGTCGCCGCCACCAAGAAGCGCTTCGGCAAGAACCCGTTCACCGGCGAAGACCAGTGGTTCGCCGCCAAGCCGGCGACCGTCAAGGTCAAGGTTCGCCCGATGAAGAAGCTGAAGGACGCCGCGCTGTAA